The following coding sequences lie in one Panicum virgatum strain AP13 chromosome 6N, P.virgatum_v5, whole genome shotgun sequence genomic window:
- the LOC120679517 gene encoding small nuclear ribonucleoprotein E-like — MASTKVQRIMTQPINLIFRFLQSKARIQIWLFEQKDLRIEGRIIGFDEYMNLVLDDAEEINVKKNTRKSLGRILLKGDNITLMMNSGK, encoded by the exons ATGGCGTCCACCAAGGTCCAGCGTATCATGACCCAGCCCATC AACCTCATCTTCCGGTTCCTCCAGAGC AAAGCGCGCATCCAGATCTGGTTGTTCGAGCAGAAGGATCTCCGGATTGAGGGTCGCATCATT GGATTCGATGAGTACATGAACTTGGTCCTTGATGATGCTGAAGAAATCAATGTTAAGAAGAACACTAGGAAATCATTGG GTCGGATACTTCTGAAAGGTGACAACATAACCTTGATGATGAACTC TGGCAAATAA